The window CATTCTTAGAGTAGACTGCCGGGGCAAAGAGATTGCAAACGTTTGATGAATTTGCGAGATTCAACTTGAATCGGGGCGCGGATGCTGTTTTCTCAGTTCGCGGAGTTCAGAACCAGTAGTTTGGCGCGATCACCCGCAATGCTGCGCGAATGGCCCGGGTAAGAGCTGTCTTCGGCGAGCGATAGCTTCTGGATTTGAATCCTGAGTAGCCTACTGGCTCGATGTTGATGGGAAAGCGCAGATAGATTCCCGGCTGGCCCTTGAATGGAATGATTTTGCGATAGATCAGATGCTCCAACAGGCGGACGTCGGTGGAATTCATCTCTCTCTTTGAGTCCCGCAGCACATGGTCGTAGAAATCATGCGAGCAGACGAAAAGCTGTGTGCTGGCGTCGAAGCCTCGGCGGGGGAAACCGAGTTTGCGGCACTCTGCCATTAGTTCAAACGGCTCGCCAATTTTGTCGAGAGCCTTTCCGATCGCTGGGAAGGTCAGGCGCCCCGTCACCTTAATTATGTGCGTGGTTTGCTGCCGAAGCTGGCTTTGGGCGAGTCCCTCATCGAGCATCTGCATCTCTGTATAGCCGTAGTTGGTGCCTTCGGGGATTCGGTTTCCGGGCACAGAGAGAATTTCGACTGCCTTGCCGTGCGGATTTTCGTCCGCTGCGATGGCTCGCAACTCGGCCAAATCGGCGCCGGAGTTCTCCAGCAGGAGAATGCGCTCCGCTGCCGGATGGTCGTAGTTTAGCCAGTAGCGCAGCGCCTGTTTGTAGTCTTCCAGCCTGAGTTGTGGATCGGCACGGCGAACTCCAGCGTTTGCTGCGGGGATGATTGTGGCCGTCATCACCAGCAGGTAGCGTGGCGTGCGAAGGTCGGGCTGATTCGATTTCGCGCTTTGCCGGTCTTCGCCCGATGCCATATTGGCAATTCTAATCAGGCTCGGGCGAGCCGATGGCGGCTCAGGCTCGTGCGATGAAGCGCAGACGGACGTAGTCGCCTGTCCAGTTGCCTTGTTCGTCGCGCAAGACGGGTTCGAGCAGCGCGACCGTCTCGTCGATGACGGACTGACGCAGGTTTCCGGGGACTGCTTCCAGAACTCCGCTGCGGAAGGTGGTCAGCCACGCGGACATGCCTGCCGGAAGCGGCGTTGGGCGCGGAATGAGCTGTATTTCTTCGACGGTAAAACCGTGCGATGCAAGACGCGCTGTGTAACCCTCGGGTGTGGGATAGTAGTTCACGCCATCTTCGAGGCCCGCGCAACCGTGGCGTTCCAACACGGCTACCAAGGCGACGAGAATCGCCGCGACATTGCCGTGGCCGCCCATCTCGGCGACAAACCGGCCTCCTGGCTTCAAGGCACGCTTCACTCCGGCCAACATCGCGTCCTGGTCGCGAACCCAATGGAGTGCGGCGTTCGAAAAGACGGCGTCAAATTCGGAGCGGAAAGGCAGGGCCTCCGCGTTGCCGATGCGGGCGTCAATTCCCTTGCTCAATGCGCCTTCCACCATTGCGGGCGAAGCGTCTATGCCGACGACTTCCGCGCCGGATGCGGCGATCTTTGCGGTCAACTGGCCGTCGCCGCAGCCGAGATCGAGAATGCGCTCGCCGCGCTGCGGGGCCAGCCACTCCAGCACGCCAGCGCCGAGGCTGGGCACAAATGCTCCGACTTCTGCGTATACCGTAGGGTTCCAACTCTGAGCCATCTTGTCTCCTTGTGAGGATTCTCGGTCAGAGGTCCGCATAAGGCAAACTTATTCTATTTTGGTTGACGATAACTATATCTAATACTTACTCCGCCGCCCGATGGTTTCGTCGGAGCAGGAAGCGGGCAATTGCTGGAGTTGAAATGCGTCCTGACTGCCGAAAATGACGAAAATTAAGCTTCAGGGGGTGGGGGGTACTACTTTTGCGATATATCCCCAACCGAATGTATGACTTGCGAGATATTTTGAGTGCGATTTATGGCGGTTTTGCGCCACTTTTGTGCACTTACATAGATGCCGATCCATGGTGCTCAGCATAACTGGGAATGCTGTGGGATGTGCTAGAGACTTCGAACTCCACCCCCATTATGCGCCAATGAACGGTATTTCCACGCAACGCGAGGGAGACGCAATCCGCTTACCAACTCTGACCAGTTTGCTTCTGCTTTAACCTAAGTGGCATCTAACCGCCTTACGTGGAAAGAGTTGACGGGAGGGAAGAAGGATCAGTCTTCTAAGGTTTTGAGGAAAGCGCTGCGGGGATGTACTTGTATCTTTTATTCCATGAAACGCACTCTTTCGGCTCTTGCACTAGGCGCTTCTGCATTTCGGCGCGGGAAACCCTTGAAAGCTTCTGGAGAGCATCAATAAAGGCTTCATTTTCTGCGCATAACGAAGAAGGTTCGGTCTTCGTTGCTGTAGCCTATCGCTTTCAGTACAATTGTGCGATCTTGGATAAGAACAACCGTTTGCTCAGGCGGTTTGAACCGATCAACTCGATTTTCCATCGTCGCATAGACTTGGCGCTCACGACGTCAGGCCAATGCGTCCTACCCAAAGGGTATCACCACGGAGGCAGGAGCGATGGCCAGCAAACAATCTAAAGCACCGCAGGAATATAGATTTGAGATAGATGCCTTCACGCCAGAAACGATTCCCATGGAACGCCTAGCCCAATATCTCAGCGATTTGGCGCGGATGATGGGAGAAGCAAATGGCGTCCATCTCGCACGCATTGCAAAGGGCAGTACTGTGCCGATCATCCGCGTGGATTGGGAAGCAGAGCCAAAGGTCCGGCAAAGGATTCAAGAGGTTAAGTTCAATGAAGGTCCGAGAGAGGCCCAGCGAGCGTATCGGGAAATCAATAAGAAACTCGTTGAAGACAACGCAAGTGGAACCCTCCTGGACCGCTCTAAGAACCAAGTAATCAGATTCCCTGGGCGGGAAGCGGCAAACCAACTCGAATTTGGGCCAATTCGTCAGCACTCCACCTTGCAAGGGATTCCGATTAAGGTTGGCGGGGAAAAGGCAGATGTGCCCATACATCTCGAAGACGGCGACCTGAACCATATCGTTTATGCCCCTAGACGGATTGCTAAACAGATTAGTCAATACTTGTTTACTACCGTTGTTCGAATCGAGGGAATGGGTAGATGGTTTCGCAATCGATTAGGAGAGTGGGAACTAAGGGAACTGTACGCTGAGACCATTCACCCGCTTAGCGAAGGAAATCTTAAAGGCGATATTGCGCGTCTTCGGGCAATTCCCGCCGATTGGAAACAGATGGATGATCCAATCGGCGAACTGATGGCCCTTAGAAGTGGAGAAGGATCTAAATAATGGTGTCTATCGATACCAGCATACTGAGCCTGCTACTTCATCCGTCGGCAAAGCCGCCGATCGACCCCGCGACCAACAAGCCTCTGGAAAAAGCGCACGAGCGGGTAGACCAACTCGTCGACGACTTGGATTCAGCCAAGGAGAGGATCATAATTCCGGCACCTGCATTATCGGAATTCTTGGTGATTGCCGACGCTGCTGGACCTCAGTACCTCGCGGAAATATCCAATTTGTCGCATGTGTACATTGAGCCGTTCGATCAACTTGCGGCCATTGAGTTAGCTGCCATGGAGTTGCTTGCGCGTAAGACGGGAAACAAGCGACACCCCCTTCCCCCAGATGTTCCTTGGCAAAAGGTCAAATTTGATCGCCAGATAGTTGCGATTGCAAAGCGTATCGGATGTAGAGCGATCTATTCGGACGATGAACATGTGCGACGTATTGCAGAGGATATAGGAATGAAGGTTACATCCTCGTGGGAATTACCGTTTCCACAGAGCAAGACGCCACTATTGGACGCTTCGGGAAATCCGATAATTCTTTAGGCCATTGAGTTAGCCAACGTAAT is drawn from Acidicapsa acidisoli and contains these coding sequences:
- a CDS encoding class I SAM-dependent methyltransferase; this translates as MAQSWNPTVYAEVGAFVPSLGAGVLEWLAPQRGERILDLGCGDGQLTAKIAASGAEVVGIDASPAMVEGALSKGIDARIGNAEALPFRSEFDAVFSNAALHWVRDQDAMLAGVKRALKPGGRFVAEMGGHGNVAAILVALVAVLERHGCAGLEDGVNYYPTPEGYTARLASHGFTVEEIQLIPRPTPLPAGMSAWLTTFRSGVLEAVPGNLRQSVIDETVALLEPVLRDEQGNWTGDYVRLRFIARA
- a CDS encoding type II toxin-antitoxin system VapC family toxin, translating into MVSIDTSILSLLLHPSAKPPIDPATNKPLEKAHERVDQLVDDLDSAKERIIIPAPALSEFLVIADAAGPQYLAEISNLSHVYIEPFDQLAAIELAAMELLARKTGNKRHPLPPDVPWQKVKFDRQIVAIAKRIGCRAIYSDDEHVRRIAEDIGMKVTSSWELPFPQSKTPLLDASGNPIIL